In Paraburkholderia sprentiae WSM5005, a genomic segment contains:
- a CDS encoding LysR family transcriptional regulator encodes MSDTHLDLNLIPYLVAMEDTRNVSRAAEQLGVSQPRVSTALGRLREYFDDPLFVRTSKGMEPTPRALAILPAARDALLRIEKGMLDVQDFDPSTSTHTFSIALSDVGEIVFLPRLLQLFAERAPCANLRSVTLSPSQVERGLESGDVDLAVGYFPDLAGNNFFQQRLFTHRFICLMRSGHPLSNGPLTLEHYVASGHAVVRAEGRSQEVLEQYLAKKRIKRRAVLETPHFMSLPFILARTDLLATVPHAIGFAYVSEHASIMLVEPPLPLPRFDLRQHWHRKFHNDPRGSWLRGVVAELFNDALDEWPK; translated from the coding sequence ATGTCCGACACACACCTGGATCTGAACCTGATCCCCTATCTGGTCGCAATGGAAGACACCCGCAACGTGAGCCGCGCCGCCGAGCAGCTCGGCGTGAGCCAGCCGCGCGTGAGCACCGCGCTTGGCCGCCTGCGCGAATACTTCGACGATCCGCTGTTCGTGCGCACATCGAAAGGCATGGAGCCGACACCGCGCGCGCTCGCGATCCTGCCCGCCGCCCGCGACGCGCTGCTGCGCATCGAGAAAGGCATGCTCGACGTGCAGGATTTCGATCCGTCGACGAGCACGCACACCTTCTCGATCGCGTTGTCCGACGTCGGCGAGATCGTGTTTCTGCCGCGACTGTTGCAGCTGTTCGCCGAGCGCGCACCGTGCGCGAATCTGCGCTCGGTCACGCTGTCGCCGTCGCAGGTGGAACGCGGGCTCGAATCGGGCGATGTCGATCTCGCCGTCGGTTATTTTCCCGACCTGGCGGGCAACAACTTCTTTCAGCAGCGGCTCTTCACGCATCGCTTCATCTGCCTGATGCGCAGCGGACATCCGCTGTCGAACGGGCCGCTCACGCTCGAGCATTACGTGGCGTCCGGGCATGCGGTCGTGCGCGCCGAGGGACGCAGCCAGGAAGTGCTCGAGCAGTACCTCGCGAAGAAGCGTATCAAGCGCCGCGCGGTGCTTGAAACACCGCATTTCATGAGCCTGCCCTTCATCCTCGCGCGCACCGATCTGCTCGCGACCGTGCCGCACGCGATCGGCTTCGCGTATGTGTCGGAGCATGCGTCGATCATGCTCGTCGAGCCGCCGCTGCCATTACCGCGCTTCGACCTGCGACAGCACTGGCATCGCAAGTTTCATAACGATCCGCGCGGCAGCTGGCTGCGCGGCGTGGTCGCCGAGCTGTTCAACGACGCGCTGGACGAATGGCCGAAGTAG
- a CDS encoding 3-oxoacid CoA-transferase subunit A, which yields MINKIFETLQSAVADVHDGATVMIGGFGTAGMPSELIDALIEQGARELTIVNNNAGNGDIGLAALLKAKRVRKIICSFPRQTDSYVFDALYRAGEIELELVPQGNLAERIRAAGAGIGGFFTPTAYGTKLAEGKETRLIDGRHYVLEAPLHADFALIKAYKGDRWGNLIYRKTARNFGPIMASAAKTAIVQVSEVVPLGGLDPEEIVTPGIFVQRVIAVPQAAHAPTPNPHDAAA from the coding sequence ATGATCAACAAGATTTTCGAGACACTTCAATCGGCGGTCGCCGATGTCCACGACGGCGCGACCGTCATGATCGGCGGCTTCGGCACGGCCGGCATGCCGTCCGAGCTGATCGACGCGCTGATCGAGCAGGGCGCGCGGGAGCTGACCATCGTCAACAACAACGCAGGTAACGGCGACATCGGCCTCGCGGCGCTGCTGAAAGCCAAGCGCGTGCGCAAGATCATCTGCTCGTTCCCGCGCCAGACCGACTCATACGTGTTCGACGCGCTCTATCGCGCCGGCGAAATCGAACTCGAGCTCGTGCCGCAAGGCAACCTCGCCGAGCGCATCCGCGCGGCGGGCGCGGGCATCGGCGGCTTTTTCACGCCGACCGCGTACGGCACCAAGCTCGCCGAAGGCAAGGAAACGCGCCTGATCGACGGCCGTCACTACGTGCTCGAAGCGCCGCTGCATGCTGACTTCGCGCTGATCAAGGCGTACAAGGGCGACCGCTGGGGCAACCTGATCTATCGCAAGACCGCGCGTAACTTCGGGCCGATCATGGCGAGCGCCGCGAAGACCGCGATCGTGCAGGTGTCGGAAGTGGTGCCGCTCGGCGGCCTCGATCCGGAAGAGATCGTCACGCCCGGCATTTTCGTGCAACGCGTGATCGCGGTGCCGCAAGCGGCGCATGCGCCGACGCCCAATCCTCACGACGCTGCTGCCTGA